A genomic region of Podarcis raffonei isolate rPodRaf1 chromosome 13, rPodRaf1.pri, whole genome shotgun sequence contains the following coding sequences:
- the LOC128400477 gene encoding ceramide-1-phosphate transfer protein-like isoform X2, whose protein sequence is MGAAGWTRTRLCRLACPVGVVFLLLLCFSSLRLQLPNSTCVWGVRPCRWFGGTPPSKEDAERKPPPSASPPSATTGAALLLHTPSEPQDLGEGFRIVRLQRAFAASLMPSGQILIREYLSGWEELIKFMDSLGAAFGLISGETRTKIAILQENQRGPHGPHYRTLQSMVRFELARGLVGFQSLPAGRPPSGCRTFLRLHRALKWLELFLRKLGTSPEDADPSRMCADAYQEALAPYHSWWVRQAAALAFLAMPSRRELYHILSAGGGEEGKGPRRLLDTVRSIAHVYNATQELYAAHGMLALP, encoded by the exons ATGGGGGCCGCGGGGTGGACTCGCACCCGTCTCTGCCGCCTGGCCTGCCCCGTGGGggtcgtcttcctcctcctcctctgcttctccaGCCTCCGCCTCC AGCTGCCGAACTCCACCTGCGTTTGGGGGGTCCGTCCGTGCCGCTGGTTTGGGGGGACGCCGCCCAGCAAGGAGGATGCAGAGAGGAAG CCCCCTCCTTCCGCCTCGCCCCCTTCTGCCACCACCGGGGCCGCCCTCCTTCTGCACACCCCATCGGAGCCCCAGGACCTGGGTGAGGGCTTCCGAATCGTGCGTCTGCAGAGGGCCTTCGCTGCCAGCCTCATGCCCAGCGGGCAAATCCTCATCCGGGAATACCTCAGCGGCTGGGAAGAGCTGATCAA GTTCATGGACTCGCTGGGCGCCGCCTTCGGCCTGATCTCCGGCGAGACGCGCACCAAGATCGCCATCCTGCAGGAGAACCAGCGCGGCCCCCACGGACCCCACTACCGCACCCTCCAGTCCATGGTGCGCTTCGAGCTGGCCCGGGGGCTGGTGGGCTTCCAGTCCCTGCCGGCCGGCCGGCCCCCATCCGGCTGCCGGACCTTCCTGCGCCTCCACCGGGCATTGAAGTGGCTGGAGCTCTTTCTGCGCAAGCTGGGGACCAGCCCGGAGGACGCGGACCCTTCCCGCATGTGCGCCGATGCCTACCAGGAAGCCCTGGCACCCTACCACAGCTGGTGGGTGCGCCAGGCGGCCGCCCTGGCTTTCCTGGCCATGCCCTCCCGCCGCGAACTCTACCACATCCTGAGCGCCGGAGGGGGCGAGGAGGGCAAGGGCCCCCGCAGGCTCCTGGACACGGTCCGCAGCATCGCCCACGTGTACAACGCCACCCAGGAGCTGTATGCCGCGCACGGGATGCTGGCGCTGCCCTGA
- the LOC128400477 gene encoding ceramide-1-phosphate transfer protein-like isoform X1: MGAAGWTRTRLCRLACPVGVVFLLLLCFSSLRLPELPNSTCVWGVRPCRWFGGTPPSKEDAERKPPPSASPPSATTGAALLLHTPSEPQDLGEGFRIVRLQRAFAASLMPSGQILIREYLSGWEELIKFMDSLGAAFGLISGETRTKIAILQENQRGPHGPHYRTLQSMVRFELARGLVGFQSLPAGRPPSGCRTFLRLHRALKWLELFLRKLGTSPEDADPSRMCADAYQEALAPYHSWWVRQAAALAFLAMPSRRELYHILSAGGGEEGKGPRRLLDTVRSIAHVYNATQELYAAHGMLALP, translated from the exons ATGGGGGCCGCGGGGTGGACTCGCACCCGTCTCTGCCGCCTGGCCTGCCCCGTGGGggtcgtcttcctcctcctcctctgcttctccaGCCTCCGCCTCC CAGAGCTGCCGAACTCCACCTGCGTTTGGGGGGTCCGTCCGTGCCGCTGGTTTGGGGGGACGCCGCCCAGCAAGGAGGATGCAGAGAGGAAG CCCCCTCCTTCCGCCTCGCCCCCTTCTGCCACCACCGGGGCCGCCCTCCTTCTGCACACCCCATCGGAGCCCCAGGACCTGGGTGAGGGCTTCCGAATCGTGCGTCTGCAGAGGGCCTTCGCTGCCAGCCTCATGCCCAGCGGGCAAATCCTCATCCGGGAATACCTCAGCGGCTGGGAAGAGCTGATCAA GTTCATGGACTCGCTGGGCGCCGCCTTCGGCCTGATCTCCGGCGAGACGCGCACCAAGATCGCCATCCTGCAGGAGAACCAGCGCGGCCCCCACGGACCCCACTACCGCACCCTCCAGTCCATGGTGCGCTTCGAGCTGGCCCGGGGGCTGGTGGGCTTCCAGTCCCTGCCGGCCGGCCGGCCCCCATCCGGCTGCCGGACCTTCCTGCGCCTCCACCGGGCATTGAAGTGGCTGGAGCTCTTTCTGCGCAAGCTGGGGACCAGCCCGGAGGACGCGGACCCTTCCCGCATGTGCGCCGATGCCTACCAGGAAGCCCTGGCACCCTACCACAGCTGGTGGGTGCGCCAGGCGGCCGCCCTGGCTTTCCTGGCCATGCCCTCCCGCCGCGAACTCTACCACATCCTGAGCGCCGGAGGGGGCGAGGAGGGCAAGGGCCCCCGCAGGCTCCTGGACACGGTCCGCAGCATCGCCCACGTGTACAACGCCACCCAGGAGCTGTATGCCGCGCACGGGATGCTGGCGCTGCCCTGA